A region of Haloplanus sp. XH21 DNA encodes the following proteins:
- a CDS encoding sugar nucleotidyltransferase, translated as MKGVVLAGGKGSRLRPMTRVVNKHVIPIYDQPMIYYPVNTLADAGIDEIMIISNADHIGKYIELLENESDFDIDFSYKVQSEPKGIAHAVGLAEQFVDDEFVVILGDNIILEDLGEKIGPLRSEEDARIFLKQVSEPSAYGVASVDNEGHVIGLEEKPENPESNDAVVGLYVFDSQVFDVISDLTPSERGEYEITDVNRQYLRTGTLRYERIDGSWYDAGTPEGVFQASADVRDRRRED; from the coding sequence ATGAAAGGTGTCGTACTCGCCGGGGGCAAGGGGTCTCGGCTCCGCCCGATGACTCGTGTCGTCAACAAGCACGTGATCCCGATTTACGACCAACCGATGATCTACTATCCGGTGAATACGCTTGCAGACGCCGGCATCGACGAGATCATGATCATTAGCAACGCGGACCATATCGGCAAGTACATCGAACTGCTCGAAAATGAGAGCGACTTCGATATCGACTTTTCGTACAAGGTCCAGTCGGAACCGAAAGGCATCGCCCACGCCGTCGGTCTCGCCGAGCAGTTCGTCGACGACGAGTTCGTGGTCATTCTGGGTGATAATATTATCCTCGAAGATCTCGGTGAGAAGATCGGTCCACTTCGGTCCGAAGAGGATGCACGTATCTTCCTCAAACAGGTGTCCGAGCCCTCCGCGTATGGCGTCGCATCGGTCGATAACGAGGGACACGTCATCGGTCTGGAGGAGAAGCCCGAGAACCCCGAATCGAACGACGCGGTCGTCGGCCTCTACGTGTTTGATTCGCAAGTGTTCGACGTGATCAGCGACTTGACGCCGTCTGAAAGGGGAGAATACGAAATCACCGACGTCAACCGACAGTATTTGCGAACCGGGACATTGCGGTATGAGCGAATCGACGGCAGTTGGTACGATGCCGGCACCCCAGAGGGCGTGTTTCAGGCGTCAGCCGATGTTCGCGACCGTCGTCGGGAGGACTAG
- a CDS encoding glycosyltransferase family 2 protein codes for MTATRSQSSRKSTEQDGVALSICIPTYNNAERLAKVIGHVLELDHGGVELVVCDDGSDDDTRAAIDHFDDERLRYFENETNIGYEKNLFRCLTLARGRYLMPLADEDKIVSENLRWALSLIENPTIEFSSIVAGYGPVDDEQYDWDESVPLMQECETGYDSLAAFVNRIPHPFANHTWRRNYIGGIILERSAIDLEAAEEYFGSLYIHNVLLIQAMVNGRAILSSRHLCLVDHYQYEGEHRFWSDFDWSDLELRVQLQQYRMKAVDEILRDQKSKDLFTRVETRFAAQLAAWATLQKDTALAPLKHAALNGDVRSLEDIWQSRAFRRRYIYYLVVLPLPIDSLKRDVQEGLIPRKSLRVWYHFVARILPSGIDERIRRWYANRNS; via the coding sequence ATGACAGCCACACGCAGTCAATCGTCACGGAAATCAACGGAGCAAGACGGCGTCGCGTTGAGCATCTGTATTCCGACGTACAACAACGCCGAGCGCCTGGCAAAAGTCATCGGGCACGTCCTCGAACTCGACCACGGCGGTGTAGAACTCGTCGTCTGCGACGACGGATCGGATGACGACACGCGTGCAGCTATCGACCACTTCGACGACGAACGGCTCCGTTATTTCGAAAACGAGACGAATATCGGGTATGAGAAGAACCTCTTTCGCTGTCTCACGCTCGCTCGAGGGAGATATCTCATGCCGCTGGCAGATGAAGATAAAATCGTCAGCGAGAACCTTCGTTGGGCACTCAGCCTGATCGAGAATCCGACCATCGAATTCAGCAGTATCGTCGCCGGATATGGACCTGTCGACGACGAGCAGTACGACTGGGACGAGTCCGTTCCGCTGATGCAGGAGTGTGAGACCGGCTACGATTCGCTCGCTGCCTTCGTGAACCGTATTCCGCATCCGTTCGCCAACCATACGTGGCGACGGAACTACATCGGCGGAATCATCCTCGAACGCTCGGCCATCGACCTCGAAGCGGCGGAGGAATATTTCGGATCGCTGTATATTCACAACGTGTTGCTGATTCAAGCGATGGTCAATGGTCGGGCGATTCTCTCATCCCGCCATCTCTGTCTCGTCGACCATTACCAATACGAGGGAGAACACCGCTTCTGGAGCGACTTCGACTGGTCCGATTTGGAACTTCGTGTCCAGTTGCAACAGTATCGAATGAAGGCAGTCGACGAAATACTACGCGACCAGAAGAGCAAGGACCTGTTCACGCGCGTGGAAACCCGTTTTGCCGCGCAACTCGCGGCGTGGGCGACCCTCCAGAAGGATACCGCACTTGCACCGCTGAAACACGCCGCGCTAAACGGGGATGTACGATCACTCGAAGATATATGGCAATCGCGCGCGTTTCGGCGGCGATACATCTACTATTTAGTCGTACTTCCCCTGCCAATCGACTCGCTTAAACGCGACGTACAAGAGGGGCTGATCCCGCGTAAATCGCTACGTGTCTGGTATCACTTCGTCGCAAGAATCCTGCCGTCGGGAATCGACGAGCGAATCCGGCGATGGTACGCGAACAGAAACTCCTGA
- a CDS encoding glycosyltransferase family 4 protein, which translates to MTDSAADVQPLLVNASDTGGSATATKRIHHGLRRIGVDSRMLVQEKSTDDPTIIGPESTLGRAWSLARPHVDMLPLRLYGQSSGFGINWLPERKLERIREVNPDVVHLNWVWRGTLSVRTIGRLDRPVVWRLPDMAALTGGCHYADGCDRFEERCGSCPQLGSDSVFDLSRLTWHRKHRHWDDLDLTIVAPSTWLADQARRSSLFGDRRIEVIPNALDTDTYRPRDPELGRDFFDLPEDKRLVLFGAVDPMGDHRKGADLLQDALQSLSGELEDVELVVFGANEPEDPPDFGFPTHYVGYLHDDPSLVLLYSAADVMVVPSRYEGFGQTVSEALACGTPVVAFDATGPKDIVDHRETGWLAEPYEADGLASGIEWVLDVADRTRMSTTARDHAVERYEQSKVAGAYLDLYRQQII; encoded by the coding sequence GTGACGGACAGCGCCGCCGACGTTCAGCCCTTGCTCGTCAACGCGTCGGACACCGGCGGGTCGGCGACGGCGACCAAGCGCATCCACCACGGTCTCCGCCGCATCGGCGTCGACTCTCGGATGCTCGTCCAAGAGAAATCCACTGACGACCCGACGATTATCGGTCCCGAATCGACACTCGGTCGCGCCTGGAGTCTCGCCCGACCGCACGTCGACATGCTCCCCCTCCGTCTCTACGGCCAGTCGAGCGGGTTCGGCATCAACTGGCTCCCGGAGCGGAAACTCGAACGCATACGCGAAGTGAACCCCGATGTGGTCCATCTGAACTGGGTGTGGCGCGGAACGCTCTCGGTGCGGACCATCGGTCGGCTTGACCGTCCCGTCGTCTGGCGCTTGCCTGACATGGCCGCGCTCACCGGCGGGTGTCACTACGCCGATGGCTGTGACCGCTTCGAAGAGCGCTGTGGGTCGTGTCCGCAACTCGGCTCCGACTCGGTGTTCGACCTCTCCAGACTCACCTGGCACCGCAAACACCGCCACTGGGACGACCTGGATCTCACCATCGTCGCGCCGAGCACGTGGCTGGCCGACCAGGCGCGCCGAAGTTCGCTGTTCGGAGACCGACGTATCGAGGTGATTCCGAACGCCCTCGATACGGACACCTATCGTCCCCGCGACCCCGAACTGGGCCGGGACTTCTTCGACCTGCCCGAGGACAAACGGCTGGTATTGTTCGGAGCCGTCGACCCGATGGGCGACCACCGGAAGGGCGCGGACCTGTTGCAGGACGCGCTGCAGTCGCTCTCGGGGGAGCTAGAGGACGTCGAACTCGTCGTTTTCGGTGCCAACGAACCGGAGGACCCACCAGACTTCGGCTTCCCGACACATTACGTCGGCTACCTCCACGACGACCCGAGTCTCGTCTTGCTCTACTCGGCGGCCGACGTGATGGTCGTCCCCTCGCGCTACGAGGGGTTCGGGCAGACGGTGTCAGAGGCGCTGGCGTGTGGGACGCCCGTGGTGGCGTTCGACGCGACGGGGCCGAAAGATATTGTCGATCATCGGGAGACGGGGTGGTTGGCGGAGCCGTACGAGGCGGACGGGCTGGCGAGTGGAATTGAGTGGGTGTTGGACGTAGCTGACCGGACTCGGATGTCGACGACTGCGCGGGACCACGCCGTCGAGCGCTACGAGCAATCGAAGGTGGCCGGCGCGTATCTCGATCTCTATCGGCAGCAGATTATCTGA
- a CDS encoding glycosyltransferase family 2 protein has translation MSDGFDLQTPVALFAYNRPDYTRRVLERIREADPSCLLFVADGPNPNDETDRRRTQAVRDLVLEDSFSFEVKCELADENMGLKRRFSTGLDWVFDQVPEAIILEDDILPEMDFFRYCQLLLDRFRDDDRVMEITGRNQLEQWQRDDYDYHFSYYGGIWGWATWRDAWDEFDPEMRLWANPTVRDRIRDLVSDPEQFRYLERVYDSTAAGETESWAYAWGFARHLNSGLSVVPSRNLVDNIGFGEKSTNTQNVGSGFVGKETFNLDFPLNHPPYVAVDQEYDDRFHRLRPARWKVMPGMHYLTEALGL, from the coding sequence ATGTCCGACGGATTCGATCTGCAAACTCCCGTCGCGCTTTTCGCTTATAACAGACCCGACTATACGCGGCGAGTGCTTGAACGGATCCGCGAGGCCGACCCTTCGTGTCTCCTGTTCGTGGCGGATGGTCCCAATCCAAACGACGAGACGGATCGACGGCGCACCCAGGCCGTGCGCGACCTCGTTTTGGAGGATTCATTTTCGTTCGAAGTCAAATGTGAACTTGCGGACGAGAACATGGGCCTGAAGCGTCGTTTTTCGACCGGGTTAGACTGGGTGTTCGACCAAGTGCCGGAAGCGATTATTCTTGAGGATGATATCCTTCCCGAGATGGACTTCTTCCGGTACTGTCAACTCCTTCTGGATCGATTTCGTGACGACGACAGGGTTATGGAGATAACCGGCCGGAACCAGCTCGAACAGTGGCAGAGAGACGATTATGACTACCACTTCTCGTACTACGGCGGCATCTGGGGATGGGCGACGTGGCGGGATGCGTGGGACGAGTTCGATCCCGAAATGAGGTTGTGGGCCAACCCAACAGTTCGTGACCGAATCCGCGACCTCGTCTCCGATCCTGAGCAGTTCCGGTATCTAGAGCGAGTGTATGACAGCACCGCTGCGGGTGAGACTGAAAGCTGGGCGTATGCGTGGGGATTCGCTCGCCACCTCAACAGCGGTCTCTCCGTCGTCCCGTCCCGAAATCTCGTAGATAATATCGGGTTCGGCGAGAAGTCGACGAATACACAGAACGTGGGAAGCGGCTTCGTGGGAAAAGAGACGTTCAATTTGGACTTTCCCCTGAACCATCCGCCGTACGTCGCCGTTGATCAGGAATACGATGACCGGTTCCATCGATTGCGGCCCGCGAGATGGAAGGTTATGCCTGGGATGCATTATTTGACCGAAGCGCTCGGACTGTAG
- a CDS encoding class I SAM-dependent methyltransferase: MRSNEVGAPVDQDGEPIPWYTYPTIDFIEPRTRTEFRVFEFGSGHSSLWYSDRVKEVVAVEDSKEWATAMQERSPSNLTVVYEPDLDDYASEVTAHGSFDIVVIDGRVRQSCVGPTLEAITDHGVVILDDFERWDDSDWARFRDAGFRALPFVGPKAQRLTESCTGILYRDENCLDI; this comes from the coding sequence ATGCGGAGCAACGAGGTCGGTGCCCCCGTTGACCAAGACGGAGAGCCGATTCCGTGGTACACGTATCCCACGATCGATTTCATCGAACCTCGGACCCGGACCGAGTTTCGCGTGTTCGAATTCGGGAGCGGTCACTCTTCGCTGTGGTACAGCGACCGCGTCAAGGAGGTAGTCGCCGTCGAAGACTCGAAGGAGTGGGCCACGGCGATGCAAGAGCGTTCCCCGTCGAATTTAACCGTCGTATATGAACCGGACCTCGATGACTACGCATCGGAAGTGACGGCCCACGGATCGTTCGATATCGTCGTCATCGATGGCCGCGTTCGGCAGAGTTGCGTGGGCCCAACTCTAGAGGCGATAACGGATCACGGCGTCGTCATTCTCGACGACTTCGAACGGTGGGACGACAGTGACTGGGCGCGTTTTCGGGACGCGGGGTTCCGCGCACTCCCGTTTGTCGGGCCGAAGGCACAGCGACTGACCGAATCCTGCACGGGCATCCTCTATCGAGACGAAAACTGTCTGGATATCTGA
- a CDS encoding SDR family oxidoreductase — protein MRVLITGGAGFVGRKLVSHLSEHGHQVVATYHTNTPDVEAVETHKLDVRDRTEVGSLIEEVSPDAVVHAAALVDADACEQDPDLAREVNVEGTDAVVRTCERIDAKIVLFSSSFVFSGGERLYVEDSTRDPINTYGETKVDAEDIVRDAAVPSLVVRIDQPYGWCADWQSPSMIEWVLDGLQGSGSLEVFTDWYNNPVYNGDVAACIQLLLEGQYDGVYHVVGPEYISRYRWARRIAAIFGYDVDRIVPSLSSDVPLPATRPNAKLSSTRLVERTGYAPKGIYDGLRCMRETRPELSNG, from the coding sequence ATGCGAGTTCTGATAACCGGCGGAGCGGGATTCGTCGGCCGGAAGTTAGTCTCTCATCTCTCCGAGCACGGCCACCAAGTCGTCGCCACGTATCACACGAACACCCCTGACGTGGAAGCCGTCGAAACCCACAAACTCGACGTTCGGGATCGGACCGAGGTCGGGTCGCTGATCGAAGAAGTTTCGCCGGATGCTGTCGTTCACGCGGCCGCACTGGTTGATGCCGATGCCTGCGAGCAGGATCCAGACTTGGCTCGAGAAGTCAACGTTGAGGGAACAGACGCTGTCGTCCGAACATGTGAACGAATTGATGCAAAAATTGTCTTATTTTCCAGTTCGTTCGTCTTCTCCGGTGGGGAACGCCTATATGTAGAGGATTCGACACGCGACCCAATCAATACGTACGGCGAGACGAAAGTCGACGCCGAAGATATCGTTCGCGACGCCGCAGTCCCGTCGCTTGTCGTTCGCATTGACCAACCTTACGGGTGGTGTGCCGACTGGCAGTCGCCATCGATGATCGAGTGGGTGCTGGATGGTTTGCAAGGGTCAGGGTCTCTTGAGGTTTTCACCGACTGGTACAACAATCCCGTGTACAACGGCGACGTGGCTGCCTGTATTCAACTACTGCTAGAAGGACAATATGATGGCGTCTATCACGTCGTCGGTCCGGAGTACATTAGCCGCTACCGATGGGCTCGACGCATCGCGGCGATATTCGGATACGATGTTGACCGCATCGTGCCGTCGCTATCTTCCGATGTGCCGCTGCCGGCGACGCGACCGAACGCCAAACTGTCCTCAACACGACTCGTCGAGCGGACAGGATACGCGCCGAAGGGGATATACGACGGTCTTCGTTGCATGCGTGAGACACGCCCGGAACTGTCGAACGGCTAG